The genome window GCCGAGAATGTCGGAGCGTTGGCAAATTTGTTCGGATGTCATTCTAACTTTAATCCTGATTTATTAAGTACATATATCACTCAACACGATCAGTCGATTTTAGATTTTAGATTTTAGATTTACTCTCGCATTGAATGTGGGAGCTGGAACTATGGTCTAAAATTTTGATCTGTCCACGACTGTTGTCGGCGGCTTGTATCCGTTTTTGGGTAGGGTCATCAACAGACACTCCGGGACTACAACTTCAGTCCTATGACTTGAGTATAAGCTCCCCGCGCTTGAGTAACGCCAATTGTACGCTCAGCCGATTGAATCATAGGTCGCCGCAAACTCACAACAATAAACTGGGCTTGTTCAGACTGTCGTTTTATCATTCTAGCTAATCGCTCCACATTTGCCCCATCCAGGAACATATCCACTTCATCAAAAGCGTAGAACGTAGACGGGCGGTAGCGTTGCAGAGCAAAAATAAAACTCAGCGCCGTCAGCGACTTTTCGCCTCCAGACATGGAAGCCAGCCGCTGTACTGGTTTGCCCTTCGGGTGAGCGACCAAATTCAAGCCGCTGCTAAAGGGGTCTTCCTCGTCATCTAGCTGGAGATAGCCATCGCCTTCGGAAAGTTCTGCAAAGATAGTCTGGAAGTTCTCGTTAACCGCGTCGAAAGCTTCCTTAAAAGCGCGCCGCCTGAGTGTGGTAAAATTTTCGATTCTCAACAGCAGTTCAGTGCGTTCTCCTTCCAATGTCGTCAATTTTTGACTCAATTCTTGAAGGCGTTCTTGAGTGCGGTTGTACTCTTCCAAGGCTAGCATATTGACTGGTTCTAAAGCTTGAATGCGTTTGGCGATCGCCTTTACTTCCTGCTGCAATTCCGTCAAATTGGCTTTCTCGACATTTTCAGGAATCGACGGCACGGGGTCGGGCATTTCCGCCCGCTGCGTTTCCAATAGAGTGCGGACTGCGGCTAATTGTTCCCGGCGTTCTTGCTGAGTTTCGTGGAGTTTTTGCAACTGCCACTGTAACTGCTGTTTGGCTAAATGCTTCTCTCGCAGTTGAGATTCCGCCCGATCGCGCTCTCCCTTCTGCACGCCCAATTTTTCCTCAATTTCCCCCAAAGCCGCCTTAGCTGCTGCAATTTGTCCGTCGAGTTCTAACTGCTGCGAAACTATGCGATCGAGTGCATCCGCCCCCGCGTTTTGCTGCACTTGCCATTCCTGCAATTTCTCGCTGCCTTCCTTAATTTTGTCTTCCAAACGCCCGAATTGATTTTCCAAGTCTACAAGGCGCTGCTGGACGTTTCTCAGAGCCAATTCTCGCTCTTGCAGTTGCGCTTCTTGCGCGCGCAAACCCGATTGCATTTGCTGCCATTCGCTGTGACTGTTCGACTCTTCCAACTGCGCCAAAGTTTGGCGGTACTGCTGCAATTGAGTTTCCTGTGCGGGCAATTCTCCCTCCAGCAACTGCAATCTCGATCGCGAATTAATTAATTCCTGCGTGTTTTTCGCAATTTGCGATCGCACTTGTTCTTGTTGCGCTTGCAAATTCTTAATTTCTGACTCCAACTGTTCCAAGCGCAACTGATGTTCGCGCAAGTTTTGTTTCGCTTCCATCAATTCTTGGCTGCGAGTTTTGACTGCAACAGACGCGCGGTCGATCGCAATTTTGCACCGTTCCAAAATCCGCTCAATTTCCTCCAACCTTTCTTGCAAAGACGCGATCGTGCGCGCTTCACTAGCAGCCTCGCTAGCCTCAACCGTGCCAAAATGCAAGGTAGATCTATTAGTAGAACTTCCCCCAGTCATCGCCCCGCTAGTTTCCAAAATTTCCCCGTCCAAAGTGACAATCCGGTACTGTCCCAAATAGCGGCGGGCGTCGCCGAGGTTGCTAAACACAACCGTACTGCCAAAAACGTAAGCAAAAATTTCCTGATACCGCGAATCGCAATCAATCAAATTAACAGCCGCATCCACAAACCCAGCCGCCCGCCGCAAATTTTCATTCACCGAATACCTGCCGCCCCTAATCTTATTCAAAGGCAAAAACGTCATCCTTCCCGCCCGTTTTTGTTTCAACAATTCGATCGCAGCAGCAGCCACGCTGTCATCTTCCACCACCATATTTCCCATGCGCCCGCCCGCCGCTATTTCCAGCGCCAACTGATAGCGCGGTTCCACCCTGCCCAGTTGAGCCACCAAGCCGCAAACTCCGCCAATTCCGCTTTGCGCGACAATTTTTGCAGTAAACGTTCCCGTCGCTTCTTGCAGTGCTTGAAACTGCACTTCTAGTTTGTCTAATTTGCGCTGTCTTTCCCGCTGTTCTTCCAACAAACGAGTTTGAGTTTCCTGTTGCAGTTGCAATTCTTGTTCGGCTTCGACTAAAATCTGATTCAGCGATTCTACTTGCAAAGATGCAACGCCTTTGGTTTCCACAAGACGAGATTGCTGCTCTTTTTTCGCTGCAATTTCCTGTTCCAATACTTGCAGCGATTGGTTTTGTTCTTGAATTTGACTTTGCAGGCGATCGGCTCTTTCGCCAATGGTAGCTTGTTCTGTACGCTGCGGTTCCAAAGTTTGTTGAATTGTTTCGATTTGGCGGTGCAGTTCCGTTTGCTGCTGTACCCAAGCTTCTGCCGTCGAGGCGATCGCATTTGCAACTTCCCGACTTTCATCTAAACTTTGTTGGGCTGCGTCCCGCTGTTCCTGCAAACTTCCTGTTTGAGACTTAACATAAGATATTTCAATCTCAATTTGCTCCAAACTTTGCTTAAATTGCCGAACTTCTGACTCGGTTTGTGCTATATTAGCAGCCATTTGCCCAGCAGTTGTTTCCAAATCCTGTTTGCGGTTTTGCACTTGCCGCCGTTCCGCTTCCTGAGTCGCAATCGTCGCTTGCAAAGCCAACAATTCTGACTCTCCCAAAGCTTTAACGCGGGCATTCAGCGCGTCAAGTTCGGCGGTTGCTTCTTGAATTTGGGTGTTAATTGCTTGCAGTTGTTCGGTGAGAGATGCAGAAGTGCGATCGCCCGTTTCGATTTGTTCTCGCAGCTTCCATTCTTGCTGCTGCAATTGCCGGAATTTCAGCACAATTTCCCACTGCGACTTTTCTTGAAATTCCGCCCGCAGCTTTTGATATTTTTCCGCTTTTGTGCGATCGGAAGCAAGTCTATCGCGCTGCGAAATCAGCTCTTTTTCTACAATTCGGCTGCGTTCTTCCACCTCCTTAACTTCATCCAACTTCTGCCTAGCTAAAGAGATTTTGCGATCGAACTGAGCGACCCCAGCCAATTCGTCAATGATTTCTCTGCGTTCCTTAGAATTCATCGAAATAATGCTGGTAACGTCTCCTTGCAGGACGACGTTATAGCCTTCGGGATAAATTCGCAAGCGGTTGAGTTGTTCGTGAAGTTGAGTTAGCGTGCAAGCTTCGCCGTTAATGTAATAAGTTGAAGTGTAAGTACCTTGGCGAGTTACCCGAAGTTTGCGCGTCACACTCCACTCATCCGATTTTCGATTTGCGATTTTCGATTTTCGATTGGTAGCGAGTAGTTGTCCGTTATTGTCTTGATTTTCGGCGATTTCAATCTCTTCTACATCTTCAACAGATAACTCATCCGATTTGCGATTTGGGATTTTTGATTTTCGATTTACAGGAGATGATTGGCCGTTGTTGTCTGGAGTTTCGGCAATTTCTATCCCTTCGACTTCCTCAGCTTCAACAGATAACTCATCTGCTGCATTTTCCTCCTCATCTTCATCCCGGGCGAACCATTCCTCTCCCACATCTTCCAGCGCAAAAGTCGCAGTCACGCTAGCTTCGATCGTACCGCGTTTGTTTTGGGCGCTGTTCACCAAATCCGGCAAACGTTCAGCCCGCATTCCCTTAGAACTCGAAAGCCCTAGACAAAACAGCAAAGCGTCGAGGATGTTGGACTTTCCAGAACCGTTGGGCCCGGAAACCACAGTAAAACCGGGCAGCACGGGAATGGCCGTCGTGCCGCCAAAAGATTTAAAGTTAGTCAGTTCGATCCGTTTAATGTGAACCATGTGCTAGGAGTAGCTTTGGCTCTAGGTTGTTGTCACAGGGTAGCACAGGCAATGGGGTGATGGACAATGTGTTAACTTTCTGGCATGGTCGATCGAACCGATATCTTACAGTTCACAAAAAACCGGGCAATGCTTGACATTACCGGACTTTTTGTGTTTTTTTTCGTACAGGATTGACCCGCACAGGTGAAACTGCAAACACCTCTAAACGGTTGCTGCACCCCTCAAAGGGTGAGTTTCCGCTTACTTTTCTAATCATATTTAATGCTGCATTCACATCAGCATTAATCGGAGTCCCACTCACTGACCGAAACAACCCGCGAAACACTCTCTTACCCTGGTAAGACTCTTGCTTACCGACAGGCTCTAAATCTAAAAAACTGCACTTACTTGTATAAGATTCTTCTGTAACTGTTACCTCGATACCCACTAACTGAGCTTTGTAGGCGATCGTGTCTATTAGCTTGGCATGAGGAATTGAACAAAATGTCTGGTTAGTTTTTTTTCCTAACTCTACATTTTGTTTCCATTTTTCATTTTTGCCAATTACTAACTGCCCTATTTGCTCCTCCACCAAGCGCTTGACAATTAAACTGCTGGTTTGATGAAGGTAGTTTTCTACTCGCTTGTTTCGCTTTAAGGTGATTTGCTGGATTTGGCGGGTGGTATATTTTCCTGTTTCTAGTTGCGACTGTAGAAAGCTGGCGCGCTTGTTGAAACCTTGATTGATTGATTTGAGATGCTTTCCGTCATAAATAATTGGTCTAAATGTGGGCTTATTTGATGCCATTGCCACGAGGTTATCAATCCCTAAATCTATACCTGCTATGAATTTGGGGTGGAAATCCGCAAGGGTAACGGGCTTCTCATAAACTACCTCAACTATGTAGGTTGCGGTTTTTGGAACTATCCTTACCTCTATGACATCTTGTGCTTTGGTGGCAATTATTATGTCTGTTCCAGATAAATGAAGTCGGCCGTTATTTTTCTGTCTCCCTCTTTGTCCTATGGATTGGTTATCGTAAATTAATAAGTTCCTTCCGCAAGTTTTATGTTTATATTTGGGAATTTTGGGGCGGGATGAAAATTTCGGGATCTCCCGGCGATCGGCTTTTATTGACTTTTGCCAAGCTGACCAATCGTGAATAACTTGTTTGAGAACTTGATTGCTAACTTTGGCGGGTAAGGATTTATAGTCGGAGGTGGGTTTGACGATAGCATATAACTGTTTGAGACTTAAACCCGAGCCCGCGCTCGACCCAGACTTAAAGAAGTGTTGCCTCATCCAATAGTTAGAATGATTGTAGAGGTTTTTTGACACGAAGGATAAGCGATCGAACTGTTGAAAAAACTGATGCTGTCTGTCTATGTAATGTCTTTCAACAACCATCATATTTTCTTGGGGGAGAAAAGTTTTTTTGGTTTAAGTCCGGTAATGTACGGTAAAATCCCGGGATTTGGTTATCTAGTGTAACACCTTTGTCAACAACCCAGCCGACTTTTACTTAAAAAGTTCGTTGACAAATGTACAATATCTGCGATCCGAGCGACCGCTACAAATGAACGTAAATTTTGATACAGATAACTGCATGAGACTCGATCGGGATTATTTGTGCCAGTAAACCTAAAAGCCTTGTCCCTATTGAATTTCAGTAAATACAAGCCAGAAAATTCTTCATTTTACCCCTAGACATATAAAAACTTTCCGGTAAAATCGAACCAAAATTAATAATGTATAAAGTAACGAAGCGCATTATGGAGGGCAAACCCATTACACCAGCTCAGAACTCATCTAACGTCCCAGCTTCACCTGAAAGCGACCAAGAAGTATTGCAAATTTGGGGTCGCCAGCCCCTTAAAGGACACGTCAAAATCAGCGGCGCCAAAAACTCGGCCTTAGTCGTCATGGCAGGAACCCTGCTATGCCCAGAGGATTGCCGTCTCCGCAACGTTCCCGGTCTAGTCGATGTCGCCCGCATGGGGCAAATTCTCTCGGCTGTAGGAGTCAAATTACAGCAAAACGGCGACGTTTTAGACATCAACGCCAGCAACCTCATAGACGCTCAAGCCCCCTACGAATTAGTCAGCCAACTGCGGGCGAGCTTCTTCATCATCGGCCCGCTGCTAGCGCGTTTGGGATTTGCCAAAGTACCCTTGCCCGGTGGGTGCGCCATCGGCGCGCGACCCGTGGAACTCCACGTTCGCGGTCTGCAAGCCCTCGGCGCCGAAGTCCACATCGACCACGGCACGGTTCACGCTTACGTCAAAGGGCCGAACCGCCGCCTGAAAGGAGCCAAAATTTATTTGGACTACCCCAGCGTCGGCGCAACTGAAACTTTGATGATGGCGGCGACTTTGGCTGAAGGAGAAACCGTGATTGAAAATGCGGCTCAAGAGCCGGAAGTCGCAGATTTGGCGAATTTCTGCCGCGCTATGGGAGCAAAAATTCAAGGCGCAGGCACGAATACGATCGTCATTTCGGGAGTTCCCAAGCTGCACGCGGTAGACTATTCAATTATTCCCGATCGCATTGAAGCCGGAACATTTTTAGTAGCAGGAGCCATCACTCACTCCGAAATCAGTTTGTCGCCGGTAATTCCCGACCACCTGACCGCAGTCATTGCCAAATTGCAGACAATTGGGGCGAAAATTATTGCAGAATCCCCCGACATTTTGCGGATAGTTCCCGGCCAAACTCACTCGGCCACCGACATCGAAACTCTGCCTTATCCGGGTTTCCCCACAGATATGCAAGCTCAGTTTATGGCTTTGCTGACGCTGAGCCAAGGAGACAGCTTGATCAAAGAAACCGTGTTTGAGAATCGCTTGCGCCACGTAGCAGAGCTCAACCGCATGGGCGCCGACATTCGCCTTAAAGGCAATGTAGCGATTGTGCGCGGAGTGCCGCTGCTGTCGGGTGCGCCGGTAGTGGCTACAGATTTGCGGGCTTCGGCGGCGTTAGTGCTAGCGGGACTTGCAGCCGATGGTGTCACCACCATCAGCAGCTTGCAGCACTTAGACCGCGGCTACGAGCAGTTAGAGGTGAAACTGCAAAAATTGGGAGCTAAGTTGCGACGGGTCAAAGAGGGCACAGACCCGGCGACTGCTGAGGCTCCTGTCAATCCCGTGCGATCGGGTTTAAACTGTTAATTAGTCATTAGTCAGCAGTCATTAGTCATTAGGAAAAAGGAAGCAGGAAGCAGGAAGCAGGAAGAAGAAAGAAAAATAATTCAACCTTTTTCACTTGCCAATTGCCAATTCATAATTCCCATTTCCCAATGACCAATGACTAACGACCAGTGACTATTGACTAATGACTCAGGATTAAAATGTCGAACATACCGCTCATCGGTTTGAAAGCAGACCAGTTTCGCCACCCGCTAGACTTGGAAGCTACCAGCACTCTCAAACAACTGCCCGGGCTGGATTTGATGGTGCGGCAGTTGCTGGGACAACTGGGCGAACAGTTTTTTATGCTGGAAAATCTGGCTTCCAGCGTCCAAGTCGGCGAAAATCAATTGCCCCACCTGCATCAATTGCTGTTGGATGCCTGCAAAACTCTTGATTTGGAACCGCCGCAGCTTTATGTCCGCCAGCATCCGATGCCCAATGCTTACACCTTTGCGATGCGGGGAAAACAGCCTTTTGTGGTGATGCACACTTCTCTGATTGATTTGCTCACAGACGAGGAAGTTAAGGCAGTAATTGCTCACGAGTTGGGGCATTTGAAGTGCGAACACGGAGTTTACCTGACTCTGGCTAATTTAATTGTGTTGGCCGCCGGTCAATTTTCGCCTGTAGGAACCGTGCTCGCCCAGGGTTTGCAGGCGCAAATGTTGGAATGGTTGCGGTGTGCGGAATTTACGTGCGATCGCGCCGCCTTGCTCGCCACCCAAGACCCAAAAGTGGTAGCATCGCTGTTGATGAAACTGGCCGGAGGTTCGCCGAGTTTAGCTCCGAAACTGAATGTCGATGCGTTTTTGGCGCAGGCCCGGGCCTACGACGACCTCAGCAGCACTCAACTGGGAGAAATGCTCAAACAAGCTCAGACGGCTCAGTTGTCCCATCCTGTACCAGTATTGCGCGCCAGAGAGATCGATCGCTGGGCAAGTTCAAAAGATTATGAATCTTTGCTTGCAATAAATCGATCGGTGTGTTATGATGGTGAAACCCAAAAGGGCGGGTGGCGAAATTGGTAGACGCATCAGACTCAAAATCTGACACCGAAAGGTATGAGAGTTCGATTCTCTCCCCGCCCACTGCTAAAAAAGCTAGTGATGTCTTAATAAAGAACTCTGTGCTAGGTAGCCCAGTAGCTCCAAGTGCATATCTCATCACTTGATATCCCCCTTGCTGGTGGCTGTGGTTGCTAGTCGAGTATTTTCCCAACTTCAGTTGAAATAACTCATGAGCAACCGCACTATTACTTTCATCTGCTTTTTTATGTAATAAAAACAGAAAAAGATGAGTAAGGAGGCAAGCAATATACCTTCTGTGGATTTAGCTATGGTTCCAGGCACAGTTGATCTCCAAAATTGTGTCTCGAATCAGGTAAGCAAACTGTATA of Oscillatoria nigro-viridis PCC 7112 contains these proteins:
- the smc gene encoding chromosome segregation protein SMC, with product MVHIKRIELTNFKSFGGTTAIPVLPGFTVVSGPNGSGKSNILDALLFCLGLSSSKGMRAERLPDLVNSAQNKRGTIEASVTATFALEDVGEEWFARDEDEEENAADELSVEAEEVEGIEIAETPDNNGQSSPVNRKSKIPNRKSDELSVEDVEEIEIAENQDNNGQLLATNRKSKIANRKSDEWSVTRKLRVTRQGTYTSTYYINGEACTLTQLHEQLNRLRIYPEGYNVVLQGDVTSIISMNSKERREIIDELAGVAQFDRKISLARQKLDEVKEVEERSRIVEKELISQRDRLASDRTKAEKYQKLRAEFQEKSQWEIVLKFRQLQQQEWKLREQIETGDRTSASLTEQLQAINTQIQEATAELDALNARVKALGESELLALQATIATQEAERRQVQNRKQDLETTAGQMAANIAQTESEVRQFKQSLEQIEIEISYVKSQTGSLQEQRDAAQQSLDESREVANAIASTAEAWVQQQTELHRQIETIQQTLEPQRTEQATIGERADRLQSQIQEQNQSLQVLEQEIAAKKEQQSRLVETKGVASLQVESLNQILVEAEQELQLQQETQTRLLEEQRERQRKLDKLEVQFQALQEATGTFTAKIVAQSGIGGVCGLVAQLGRVEPRYQLALEIAAGGRMGNMVVEDDSVAAAAIELLKQKRAGRMTFLPLNKIRGGRYSVNENLRRAAGFVDAAVNLIDCDSRYQEIFAYVFGSTVVFSNLGDARRYLGQYRIVTLDGEILETSGAMTGGSSTNRSTLHFGTVEASEAASEARTIASLQERLEEIERILERCKIAIDRASVAVKTRSQELMEAKQNLREHQLRLEQLESEIKNLQAQQEQVRSQIAKNTQELINSRSRLQLLEGELPAQETQLQQYRQTLAQLEESNSHSEWQQMQSGLRAQEAQLQERELALRNVQQRLVDLENQFGRLEDKIKEGSEKLQEWQVQQNAGADALDRIVSQQLELDGQIAAAKAALGEIEEKLGVQKGERDRAESQLREKHLAKQQLQWQLQKLHETQQERREQLAAVRTLLETQRAEMPDPVPSIPENVEKANLTELQQEVKAIAKRIQALEPVNMLALEEYNRTQERLQELSQKLTTLEGERTELLLRIENFTTLRRRAFKEAFDAVNENFQTIFAELSEGDGYLQLDDEEDPFSSGLNLVAHPKGKPVQRLASMSGGEKSLTALSFIFALQRYRPSTFYAFDEVDMFLDGANVERLARMIKRQSEQAQFIVVSLRRPMIQSAERTIGVTQARGAYTQVIGLKL
- a CDS encoding RNA-guided endonuclease InsQ/TnpB family protein, with product MMVVERHYIDRQHQFFQQFDRLSFVSKNLYNHSNYWMRQHFFKSGSSAGSGLSLKQLYAIVKPTSDYKSLPAKVSNQVLKQVIHDWSAWQKSIKADRREIPKFSSRPKIPKYKHKTCGRNLLIYDNQSIGQRGRQKNNGRLHLSGTDIIIATKAQDVIEVRIVPKTATYIVEVVYEKPVTLADFHPKFIAGIDLGIDNLVAMASNKPTFRPIIYDGKHLKSINQGFNKRASFLQSQLETGKYTTRQIQQITLKRNKRVENYLHQTSSLIVKRLVEEQIGQLVIGKNEKWKQNVELGKKTNQTFCSIPHAKLIDTIAYKAQLVGIEVTVTEESYTSKCSFLDLEPVGKQESYQGKRVFRGLFRSVSGTPINADVNAALNMIRKVSGNSPFEGCSNRLEVFAVSPVRVNPVRKKTQKVR
- the murA gene encoding UDP-N-acetylglucosamine 1-carboxyvinyltransferase encodes the protein MYKVTKRIMEGKPITPAQNSSNVPASPESDQEVLQIWGRQPLKGHVKISGAKNSALVVMAGTLLCPEDCRLRNVPGLVDVARMGQILSAVGVKLQQNGDVLDINASNLIDAQAPYELVSQLRASFFIIGPLLARLGFAKVPLPGGCAIGARPVELHVRGLQALGAEVHIDHGTVHAYVKGPNRRLKGAKIYLDYPSVGATETLMMAATLAEGETVIENAAQEPEVADLANFCRAMGAKIQGAGTNTIVISGVPKLHAVDYSIIPDRIEAGTFLVAGAITHSEISLSPVIPDHLTAVIAKLQTIGAKIIAESPDILRIVPGQTHSATDIETLPYPGFPTDMQAQFMALLTLSQGDSLIKETVFENRLRHVAELNRMGADIRLKGNVAIVRGVPLLSGAPVVATDLRASAALVLAGLAADGVTTISSLQHLDRGYEQLEVKLQKLGAKLRRVKEGTDPATAEAPVNPVRSGLNC
- a CDS encoding M48 family metallopeptidase, coding for MSNIPLIGLKADQFRHPLDLEATSTLKQLPGLDLMVRQLLGQLGEQFFMLENLASSVQVGENQLPHLHQLLLDACKTLDLEPPQLYVRQHPMPNAYTFAMRGKQPFVVMHTSLIDLLTDEEVKAVIAHELGHLKCEHGVYLTLANLIVLAAGQFSPVGTVLAQGLQAQMLEWLRCAEFTCDRAALLATQDPKVVASLLMKLAGGSPSLAPKLNVDAFLAQARAYDDLSSTQLGEMLKQAQTAQLSHPVPVLRAREIDRWASSKDYESLLAINRSVCYDGETQKGGWRNW